The Phoenix dactylifera cultivar Barhee BC4 unplaced genomic scaffold, palm_55x_up_171113_PBpolish2nd_filt_p 002432F, whole genome shotgun sequence genome window below encodes:
- the LOC120109587 gene encoding zinc finger BED domain-containing protein RICESLEEPER 2-like yields MDFAQFRSQSSSKRPKRSELDSYLDDDVLPDLENKEFDILAWWKSNAAVYPILSRMARDVLAIPVSTVSSESAFSTGGRVVDQYRSSLSPSTVEALVCTQDWLREQYDEVANCSSSVTLNVDDDTLDSWSGQFGRTE; encoded by the exons atgGACTTTGCTCAATTTAGAAGTCAGAGTTCTTCAAAACGCCCTAAGAGATCCGAGTTGGATAGTTATTTGGATGATGATGTACTTCCTGATTTGGAGAATAAAGAGTTTGACATCTTGGCTTGGTGGAAGAGCAATGCAGCAGTCTATCCTATACTATCAAGAATGGCTCGAGATGTTCTAGCTATTCCAGTCTCCACTGTTTCATCTGAGTCAGCATTCAGCACTGGTGGTAGAGTTGTGGATCAGTATCGAAGCTCTTTGAGCCCTTCTACCGTAGAAGCCTTAGTGTGTACCCAAGATTGGCTTCGTGAACAATATGATGAAG TTGCAAATTGCTCGAGTTCTGTAACGTTGAATGTAGATGACGACACCCTGGACTCCTGGAGTGGGCAATTTGGGAGAACTGAATGa